The following is a genomic window from Actinomadura rubteroloni.
CCGCGACGTCGTGGATGTCCTCGGCGAGCACGTCCAGGTTGTAGCGGGCGGCGGCGAACGAGCCCGCGAGCGCCGCGTCGTAGTGGCCGTCGGCGACGTGCTGGGCGGCCTCGGCGTTGGACGTCGCCGCGCGCCACTCGGCGTCCGGGACGTGCTCGGCGAGCCAGCGGCGGCACTGCGGCTGCGCGATCGGGTGCGACGCGACGGTCTTCACGTCCCCGAGGCGCGTGCCCGGCCGCACCAGCAGCGCGAACGACACCGGCAGGTTGACCTCGCCGACGATCTGGAGCGGTTCCCCGGTGGCCAGTTCGTCCAGCGTCGTCGGGACCGAGCCCTCGACGGAGTTCTCCAGCGCGACGACCGCGCCGTCGGCCTCGTCGCGGCGCAGCGCGTCCAGGACGGCGGGGACGGTCGCGAGCGGCAGGTGGTCGGCGTCGGCCGTGCCCGGGAAACGCAGCAGGGCGGCTTCGGTGAACGTCCCCTGCGGACCGAGATAGGCGTAACGCACGTGACGACCCTTCGTGGTGGTACGGACCGTGACCACTGTAACCGCCGGTCAACCCGCCTTGCTGGGCGAGATTCCGAAGTCGGGCAACGGGTCGTCCATCGTGACGATCGGGCCCTTGCCGAGCCGCGCGGCGCGGAGTGCCTGGTTCTCCTCGGGGGACAGGCCGTCGACCGGGTAGCCGTCGCGGACGGGCTTGGCGTACGTCCGGGTCTCGGTGCGCCCGATGATCGAGGAGATGATCACGCCGTCGCCGCCCGCGTTGATCAGCGCCAGCGAGAACGACCGGTGCCCGGACATCTCCTTGAGCGCGTCGTAGTGGACGATCGCGAGGTCGCGCAGGGCCTTCGGGTCCACGCTGGTGGTGCCGGCGAGCTGGAGCTGGCGGCGCAGGACGGCCGCGCACTCGTCCACGACCTGGTTCGCCCGCCGGTAGGCCGCCACGCCGACGGAGACCCCGGCCACTCCGGCGACCAGCCCTACCACGGCCACGGCGACAAGCATCACGGAGTGAGGGTACCCACCCGCGCGTCGCCGTGCGTACGTTCCCCATGATCCCCGGACGTTCGCACACGGTTCACCAACCAGACGCCGAGTACGACGATCAGGGCGAGTGCGGCGAGTCCGAAGGCGTCCTGGAGGATCCGGCCGACGATCCGGACGGCCATCGGGTGCTCGCGTCCGGACAGCGCGGCGCCGCGCCAGGGCAACGGGAAGAGGAAGTACAGCCAGACGCCGAGCGCGAGCACGCAGCGGCGCGGGTCGCGGCCGTCACCGGCCAGCGCGCCGAGCACCGCGATGATCCAGACGAGGTGGTGCATCCAGCCGACGGGCGACAGCAGCACCGACAGCAGCCCGGTGATCGCGGCCCCGGCGAGCAGCAGCGTGTAGGCGGACGGCCCGGCGGCGGCGGCGCGCGTCAGGTCGGTGCCGCCGAACGGCCCCGGACGTCCCAGCGCGTCCCCCGCGACCGTCGCCCGGCGCGCGAGCCGCAGCCCGAGCAGCGCGACGGCCACCGCGAGGACGAGCCACAGCAGCGACCGCCACGGGCTCTCCGGCAGGACGTGCGCGAGCATCCCGTTGAGGGCCTGGTTGGTGGTGCCGCCGACGGCGCCCGTGCGGTCCCCGCCCTGGAGGAACGCGCCGAACCAGTAGTCGCGGGAGTCGGCGGGCAGCAGCGCGAACGCCCCGCCCCAGGCGGCGAGCGCGGTGAGCAGGGCGGTCCCGGCGGCGTCGCGGCGGCCGGTGATCCAGAACCAGATCAGGAAGACGCCCGGCACCAGCTTGATCGCCATCGCCAGGCCGACGAGCACGCCGCGCGGCCAGCGGGCCGAGCGGGCGCAGCAGTCGGCGAGGCACAGCGCCATCAGCAGGAACCCCACCTGACCGAAGCGCATCTGGTCGGACGCGGGCCACAGCCAGGCCGTCGCGCCGACGAGCGCTCCCGCCGCGACCGGCGCCCACCGGCCCGCGCGGCGGATCAGGTCGCGGAAGGCGTACAGGACGGCGACGGTCAGCGCCGCGTACATCAAAGCCGTCCACGTCCACTGCGCGGCCTTCCACGGCAGCAGCGTGAACGGCACCGCGAGCACGGCCGCGAAGGGCGGATACGTGAACGGCAAAAGCTGCGGCGGCTGCGTCAGGACGTCGTAGAGCGGGGCGCCGCGCAGGATCGCCGCGCCGCCCTCCCGGTAGACCTCCAGATCCACCATCCGCTGGTCCGGCGGGTTGTTCAGCCACTTCACGACGATCGGCGCGACGGCCGCGACCGCGACGAGAACGCCGAGGCCGACGATCCACGGCGGGGTCCTGCTGCCAGCACGCATGCGTCCATCCTGGACCAACTCGCCCACTAACCTGACCTCATGGCGCAGTACGGGGCGGGAACCGGAAGGCCGTGCTCTGCGGTGGTCAGGGCGCTGGTCGCGGTCGCCGCGCTGCTCGCCGGAACGGGCGTGTTGGCGGCGCCCGCCGCGGCGGCGGCGCCGTCGTCCCGGACGGTCGTCATCGGCGTCCCCGGGATGATGTGGAGCGACATCACCGCGACCCGCACGCCCACCCTGTGGAAACTGGCGGGCCGGGGCGGCGCGGCGGCGCTCTCGGTGCGGACGACGCGGCCGGGCACCTGCCCGACGGACGGCTGGCTGACGGTCTCGGCGGGCCAGCGCTCGCGGCTGGCGCACGGCGACTGCCTGCTGCCCGCGACCCCGTCGGCGACGCCGTCCGGCGGGGCGACCGCCGCCGACTGGCCCGCGATCCGCGCCGACAACGCCGCGACGACCTACCACTCGCGCGCCGGGCTGCTCGGCGACGCCGTCCACCGCGCGGGCGACTGCACGTTCGCGGTCGGCGCGGGCGCGGTCTACGGGCTCGCGGACGGCACGGGCCGCGTCGACCGCTACGTCTCCGCCCCGGACCGGGCGCGGCCGGAGGACTGGACGCGCTGCCGCCTGGCCGCCGTCGAGATCGACGACCTGTTCCGCGCCTACCAGGCCGCCGGGGTGGACGCGAAGGGCGAGCAGGAGGCGGTGGCCGAGGCGGTCCGGGCGCGGGCCGTCAGCACGGCGGACCAGCGCGTCGCGGCGGTGCTGGCCGCGCTCCCGCCCGGGACGAACGTGCTGGTCGCGGGCCTGTCGGACATCGGCGTGCCGCCGCATCTGCGGATCGCGATCGGCGCGACCACCCCGGGCGGGCCGTCGTCGTTCCCGCGCGGGCTGCTGACGTCGTCGGCGACGCACCGGCCGGGCCTGGTCACGCTCACGGACGTCACCGCGACCGCGCTCAAGCTGCTCGGCCTCCCGCAGTCGGACGAGGCGGTCGGGTCGGCGTGGCGGTCGCAGAAGTCCGATCAGGCCGCGACGCCGAAGATCGAGGCGCTGGAGAACCAGGACGTCGCCGCGCAGGCCATCCGCAGCGTGCAGGGCAGGTTCATCTCGACCGTCGTGGTCGCGCAGATCGTGCTGCTCGGCGCCGCGTGGCTGCTGCTGCGGCGGCGGCCGGGGAGCGCGCGGCGGCGGCGCGTGCTCGGCGCGGCGCGGGTCGTGGCGCTGCTCGGCGGGGCGCTGCCGGTCTCGGCGTTCCTCGCCGGGATCGTCCCGTGGTGGCGGTCCTCGCATCCGGCGGCCGTGCTCGTGACGACGGTCGTCGTGGTCGGGGCGCTGTTGACGGGCGCGGCGCTCGGCGGGCCGTGGCGGCGGTCCAAGCTCGTCCCGAGCTTGATCATCGCGGCGGTGACGGCCGGCGTCCTCGCGCTGGACGTCATGACCGGCTCGCACCTCCAGATGAACACCTTCCTCGGGTACACGGCGCTCGTCGCGGGCCGGTTCTACGGGTTCGGGAACCAGGCGTTCGCCCTGTTCGCGGCGGCTGCGGTGCTGACGGCGGCGTGGCTGGCGGAGTACCGCGTCAGGGCCGGGCAGCGGTGGACGGCCGCGCTCGTGATCGGTGCGGTCGGCGTCGGTGCGGTCGCGGTCGATGGGCTGCCGATGTGGGGCAGCGACTTCGGCGGCGTCCTCGCGATGGTGCCGGTGTTCGCGATGCTCGCGCTGCTCGCGGCCGGACGGCGCCTGCGCTGGTGGTGGCTCGCCGGGTTCGGCGCGGCGGCCGTGGCACTGGTCCTGCTGATCTCGTGGTGGAACGCCCGCAGCGCCAATCCGACGCATCTCGGGAAGTTCTGGAACGACCTGGTCGCGGGGAACGGCGGCGAGGTCGTCCAGCGCAAGTTCGAGGCGATGACGCGCAGCCTCGGGTTCTGGCCGGTCACGGCGCTGCTCGCGGTCGCGCTCGTGTTCCTGTACCTCGCGCTGGTCGACCCGGCGCGGTGGCGGGCGAGGCCGCTGCTCGTCGCCTACCGGGACACCACGACGATGGGCCCGGCGCTGATCGCCGTGCTCAGCGTCGGGATCATCGGGACGCTCGTCAACGACTCCGGCGTCATCATCCTGACCGTGACGCTGCTGCTCACGGTGCCGCTGACCGTGGCGGCGGCGCTGCGGTCGCTGGAGACCGGCGCACGCACAGAACCGCGACCGTCAGCGCCGCGATCGTCAGCACGCACGGGATGACGTCCGGGCGCAGCGTGGTGAACAGCCAGGTCAGGCCGTCCGGCAGGCCGATCAGCTCGGGCTTGCGCGCGGGCAGGTAGGCCAGGCTCAGCGCGAATGTGTGGACGAGCAGCGCCGCGTCGAACCGGGACAGCGGCAGCAGCGCCAGCAGCGCCCAGCCGTAGCCGTCGTACCAGGGCAGGACGT
Proteins encoded in this region:
- the pheA gene encoding prephenate dehydratase translates to MRYAYLGPQGTFTEAALLRFPGTADADHLPLATVPAVLDALRRDEADGAVVALENSVEGSVPTTLDELATGEPLQIVGEVNLPVSFALLVRPGTRLGDVKTVASHPIAQPQCRRWLAEHVPDAEWRAATSNAEAAQHVADGHYDAALAGSFAAARYNLDVLAEDIHDVADAVTRFVALRRPGPPPAPTGADRTTVAAFIGADHPGALLEILTEFSVRGINLTLIQSRPTGARLGSYLFWMDFEGHVQDARVGEALMGLRRICADVRFIGSYPRADAVRPDIRRGTHDADFAAASSWLDSLRTGTR
- a CDS encoding DUF4446 family protein, with protein sequence MLVAVAVVGLVAGVAGVSVGVAAYRRANQVVDECAAVLRRQLQLAGTTSVDPKALRDLAIVHYDALKEMSGHRSFSLALINAGGDGVIISSIIGRTETRTYAKPVRDGYPVDGLSPEENQALRAARLGKGPIVTMDDPLPDFGISPSKAG
- a CDS encoding glycosyltransferase 87 family protein produces the protein MRAGSRTPPWIVGLGVLVAVAAVAPIVVKWLNNPPDQRMVDLEVYREGGAAILRGAPLYDVLTQPPQLLPFTYPPFAAVLAVPFTLLPWKAAQWTWTALMYAALTVAVLYAFRDLIRRAGRWAPVAAGALVGATAWLWPASDQMRFGQVGFLLMALCLADCCARSARWPRGVLVGLAMAIKLVPGVFLIWFWITGRRDAAGTALLTALAAWGGAFALLPADSRDYWFGAFLQGGDRTGAVGGTTNQALNGMLAHVLPESPWRSLLWLVLAVAVALLGLRLARRATVAGDALGRPGPFGGTDLTRAAAAGPSAYTLLLAGAAITGLLSVLLSPVGWMHHLVWIIAVLGALAGDGRDPRRCVLALGVWLYFLFPLPWRGAALSGREHPMAVRIVGRILQDAFGLAALALIVVLGVWLVNRVRTSGDHGERTHGDARVGTLTP